One Candidatus Methylomirabilota bacterium DNA segment encodes these proteins:
- the asnB gene encoding asparagine synthase (glutamine-hydrolyzing), translating into MCGIAGLLRADGAPVDEALLASMTGVLAHRGPDGQGVYVRGPVGLGHRRLAIIDLTTGDQPMFNADEQIAVVFNGEIYNFRDLRRELEGLGHTFVTTSDTEVLLRAYEAYGVDCVGHLRGMFAFALWDGHRRRLVLARDRVGIKPMVYTWDGRRLLFASELKSLLQDPTVPRDLDWEAFGDYLAFHYVPSPRTIFRAIRKLPPASVLVLDVDGGEPRVERYWDLRFVPDERRSEADWGAELRVQLQDAVQSHLVSDVPLGAFLSGGLDSSTVVAMMARGGAAPLRTFSIGFGESDYDELKWARLMAQRYGTDHYEFVVKPEALDILPQLAWQFDEPFADSSALPTYYVAKITREHVTVALSGDGGDENFAGYRRYASAQALHERLDRMPGLLARSVFRAAGRLLPTGAWGQRYAELRGESPVDRYFRMMTAHRTRSVGRLLTTETRARLGTDSRMAWFREVAAEGHPPDYVSTLQYLDVRTYLPEDILTKVDRTSMLVSLEARVPLLDHRLMEFVATMPTRFKLRDGVGKRILRDTVAPDLPPELLGRAKMGFGVPLESWFRGELQGYARDVLLSASARQRGWLEPTEIARLLDEHSTATRDHASQIWALLCLEEWARRWLDAT; encoded by the coding sequence ATGTGCGGCATCGCGGGACTCCTTCGCGCGGACGGTGCCCCCGTCGACGAGGCGCTCCTCGCCTCCATGACCGGCGTGCTCGCGCACCGCGGGCCGGACGGCCAGGGGGTCTATGTGCGCGGGCCCGTGGGGCTGGGCCACCGACGGCTCGCCATCATCGACCTCACTACGGGCGACCAGCCGATGTTCAACGCCGACGAGCAGATCGCCGTGGTCTTCAACGGCGAGATCTACAACTTCCGCGACCTGCGGCGCGAGCTGGAGGGCCTGGGCCACACGTTTGTCACGACGTCGGACACCGAGGTGTTGCTGCGCGCCTATGAGGCCTACGGCGTCGATTGCGTTGGGCACCTGCGCGGGATGTTCGCGTTCGCGCTGTGGGACGGGCACCGGCGCCGGCTGGTGCTCGCCCGTGACCGCGTCGGGATCAAGCCCATGGTCTACACGTGGGATGGGCGCCGGCTCCTCTTCGCATCCGAGCTGAAGAGCCTGCTCCAGGATCCCACCGTGCCCCGCGACCTCGACTGGGAAGCCTTCGGGGACTATCTGGCGTTTCACTATGTGCCGAGTCCCCGCACCATCTTCCGGGCGATTCGTAAACTCCCGCCCGCGTCGGTCCTCGTGCTCGACGTCGACGGTGGCGAGCCGCGGGTCGAGCGGTACTGGGATCTGCGCTTCGTCCCCGACGAGCGACGCAGCGAGGCCGACTGGGGAGCCGAGCTGCGCGTGCAGCTCCAGGACGCGGTCCAGAGCCACCTGGTGAGTGACGTCCCCCTCGGGGCTTTCCTCTCCGGCGGCCTCGACTCGAGCACGGTGGTGGCGATGATGGCGCGCGGAGGCGCGGCCCCGCTGCGCACGTTCTCCATCGGCTTCGGGGAGAGCGACTACGACGAGCTCAAGTGGGCGAGGCTGATGGCCCAGCGCTACGGCACCGATCACTACGAGTTCGTAGTGAAGCCGGAGGCGCTCGACATCCTGCCTCAGCTCGCCTGGCAGTTCGACGAGCCGTTCGCGGACTCCTCCGCGCTGCCGACCTACTACGTGGCCAAGATCACACGGGAGCACGTCACCGTGGCGCTGTCCGGCGACGGCGGCGACGAGAACTTTGCGGGGTACCGGCGCTACGCCAGCGCCCAGGCCCTTCACGAGCGGCTGGATCGTATGCCCGGTCTCCTCGCACGCTCGGTGTTCCGTGCGGCGGGTCGCCTGCTCCCGACGGGGGCCTGGGGTCAGCGCTATGCCGAGCTTCGCGGCGAGTCGCCGGTGGACCGCTACTTTCGGATGATGACCGCCCACCGGACCCGGTCCGTGGGCCGTCTCCTCACCACCGAGACGCGTGCGCGGCTGGGCACGGATTCCCGCATGGCGTGGTTTCGGGAAGTGGCCGCCGAAGGGCACCCGCCCGACTACGTCTCCACGCTCCAGTATCTCGACGTGCGCACCTATCTGCCCGAGGACATCCTCACCAAGGTGGACCGCACCAGTATGCTGGTCTCGCTCGAGGCGCGGGTCCCGCTCCTGGATCATCGCCTCATGGAGTTCGTGGCGACCATGCCCACACGCTTCAAGCTGCGAGACGGCGTTGGCAAGCGCATCCTGCGCGACACGGTGGCCCCCGACCTCCCGCCCGAATTGCTCGGACGCGCCAAGATGGGCTTCGGCGTGCCTCTGGAGTCCTGGTTCCGAGGCGAACTTCAGGGGTATGCGCGCGATGTCCTGTTGAGCGCGAGCGCCCGGCAGCGCGGCTGGCTGGAGCCGACCGAGATCGCGCGGCTGCTCGACGAGCACAGCACCGCGACTCGGGATCACGCGTCCCAGATCTGGGCCCTCCTGTGTCTGGAGGAGTGGGCGCGTCGGTGGCTTGACGCGACATGA